A single region of the Pontibacter kalidii genome encodes:
- the dinB gene encoding DNA polymerase IV, producing the protein MEQPIRKIIHIDMDAFFASVEQRDNPELRGKPVAVGGSKARGVVAAASYEARKYGVHSALASKIAAQRCPQLVFVKARFDVYSAVSRQIREIFYSYTDLVEPLSLDEAYLDVTENKIGVPSASIIAKEIKQRILEETGLTASAGVSFNKFLAKIASDMNKPNGFTLITPDKAEQLVAGLEIEKFHGIGKVTAAKMQSMGILTGADLRERTEEELVRNFGKVGRYYYRVARAQDERDVQPHRIRKSIGSERTFDTDLTEEDDMLERLQHLSEEVAKDMARLQASAKTVTLKIKYFDFTLNTRSKTYLGEFTSADAIYTIARELLRSPQLPAYPVRLLGISVSSLTYQHDRLREGYQLTLEL; encoded by the coding sequence TTGGAACAGCCCATCCGCAAGATCATTCACATCGACATGGACGCCTTTTTTGCCTCCGTGGAGCAGCGCGATAACCCCGAGCTGCGCGGAAAGCCCGTGGCTGTGGGCGGCTCTAAAGCGCGTGGCGTGGTGGCCGCAGCCAGCTACGAGGCCCGCAAGTATGGAGTGCACTCCGCCCTAGCCTCCAAAATAGCGGCCCAGCGCTGCCCGCAGCTCGTATTTGTAAAAGCCCGGTTTGATGTCTACAGTGCCGTATCGAGGCAGATACGCGAAATCTTTTATTCTTATACCGACTTGGTGGAGCCGCTCTCGCTGGATGAGGCCTACCTGGATGTGACGGAGAACAAGATCGGCGTGCCTTCGGCCAGCATCATCGCCAAAGAGATCAAACAACGGATTTTGGAGGAGACAGGCCTTACCGCCTCTGCCGGTGTATCGTTCAACAAGTTTCTGGCCAAGATCGCCTCCGATATGAACAAGCCCAACGGCTTCACGCTGATAACGCCGGACAAGGCCGAGCAGCTGGTGGCGGGGCTGGAGATCGAGAAATTTCATGGCATTGGCAAAGTAACGGCGGCCAAGATGCAAAGCATGGGCATTTTGACCGGAGCCGACCTGCGGGAGCGAACGGAAGAGGAACTGGTGCGAAACTTTGGCAAGGTGGGACGCTACTACTACCGGGTGGCCCGCGCACAGGACGAGCGCGACGTGCAGCCGCACCGCATCCGGAAATCCATTGGCTCGGAGCGCACCTTTGATACAGATTTAACGGAGGAAGATGACATGCTGGAGCGCCTGCAGCACCTTTCCGAGGAGGTGGCCAAGGACATGGCCCGCCTCCAGGCCAGTGCCAAAACGGTTACGCTCAAGATAAAGTACTTTGACTTTACGCTCAACACCCGCAGTAAGACGTACTTAGGTGAGTTTACCTCGGCCGATGCCATTTACACCATTGCCCGCGAGTTGCTGCGCTCGCCGCAGCTGCCGGCTTACCCGGTACGCCTGCTGGGCATCTCCGTCTCCAGCCTCACCTACCAGCACGACCGCCTGCGCGAAGGATATCAGCTGACGCTGGAGTTGTAA
- a CDS encoding type 1 glutamine amidotransferase domain-containing protein — MKVLFVLTSHAELGDTGKKTGFWVEEFAAPYYVLADAGVEVTLASPEGGEPPIDPSSEAPGAQTEATERYNQDAALQEKLRNTKKLSQVSADDFDAVFYPGGHGPLWDLTESADSVKLIEAFAKQKKPVAAVCHAPAVFAKVKNEDGEPLVKGKKVTGFTNSEEDAVQLTEVVPFLVEEKMKELGANYSKKDDWQPHVVRDGLLITGQNPASSEGAAQELLKLLQK; from the coding sequence ATGAAAGTATTATTTGTCTTAACGTCCCATGCAGAGCTGGGCGACACAGGAAAGAAAACCGGTTTCTGGGTAGAGGAATTCGCCGCCCCTTACTATGTGCTGGCCGATGCGGGTGTGGAAGTTACACTGGCCTCGCCGGAGGGAGGGGAGCCGCCCATCGACCCGAGCAGCGAGGCGCCTGGAGCGCAAACGGAGGCTACCGAGCGCTACAACCAGGATGCGGCGCTGCAAGAGAAACTGCGTAATACCAAGAAGCTGAGCCAGGTAAGCGCCGACGACTTTGATGCGGTATTTTACCCAGGCGGCCACGGCCCCCTGTGGGACCTGACGGAGAGCGCGGACTCCGTAAAACTGATCGAGGCCTTTGCCAAACAGAAGAAACCCGTGGCTGCCGTGTGCCATGCGCCTGCCGTTTTTGCCAAGGTAAAGAATGAGGACGGGGAGCCTCTTGTGAAAGGGAAAAAGGTGACCGGCTTTACCAATTCCGAGGAAGATGCCGTGCAACTGACGGAGGTGGTGCCTTTTCTGGTAGAGGAAAAGATGAAGGAACTCGGTGCCAACTACTCCAAAAAGGATGACTGGCAACCGCATGTGGTGCGGGACGGCCTGCTGATAACCGGGCAGAACCCCGCCTCCTCCGAAGGGGCGGCGCAGGAGCTGCTAAAGCTGCTGCAGAAGTAA
- a CDS encoding cellulose synthase family protein yields MKLLLIFCLLIYGLAMLFILLYSMAQAHLLYRFRLFRKQGRRQAPPNPEVWPAVTVQLPVYNEKYVVERLIDAVAALDYPAERLEIQLLDDSDDETTKIIQEKTKQYPHLHLRHLRRPDRSGFKAGALKYGLELAQGELIAIFDADFTPQPDFLQKTVPYFANPHLGMVQTRWTHLNKDFSVLTRLQALALDAHFFVEQVGRNSQGAFMNFNGTGGLWRKATILDAGNWQADTLTEDLDLSYRAQLKNWQFLYLSEVESPAELPPVMSALKSQQFRWTKGGAESAVKHLGAVLRSEKPLRTKYHALAHLLNSAVFVALLLASVASIPLLWAKVHNLLPSGAYEAAAVMLVGFVVISLLYFQANFLGKSTGLNRVLGFVLYYPLFLSVSMGMALHNAVAVWEGWTGRKSPFIRTPKFNLEARQHRWQENFYRSLKIPYTTYLEGLLGLLFLAVATWSVVQGEYVMLVFHCMLALGYLLVFYHSVLSYRRS; encoded by the coding sequence ATGAAGTTACTCCTTATTTTTTGTTTGCTGATTTACGGGCTCGCCATGCTGTTCATACTTTTATACAGCATGGCGCAGGCGCACCTGCTGTACCGTTTCCGGCTGTTCCGGAAGCAGGGCAGAAGGCAAGCGCCACCTAACCCCGAAGTATGGCCTGCAGTAACGGTGCAGCTGCCGGTATACAACGAGAAGTATGTGGTGGAGCGCCTGATAGATGCGGTGGCTGCCCTGGATTACCCCGCCGAAAGGCTGGAGATACAACTGCTCGACGACAGCGACGACGAAACCACAAAGATCATCCAGGAAAAGACAAAGCAGTACCCGCACCTGCACCTGCGGCACCTCCGCCGCCCCGACCGCAGCGGCTTTAAGGCAGGAGCCCTGAAGTACGGACTGGAGCTGGCACAGGGGGAACTGATCGCTATTTTCGATGCAGATTTTACGCCGCAACCGGACTTCCTTCAAAAGACTGTTCCATACTTCGCTAACCCGCACCTGGGCATGGTGCAAACCCGCTGGACGCATCTGAACAAGGATTTTTCAGTCCTTACCCGGCTGCAGGCGCTGGCGCTGGATGCGCACTTTTTTGTGGAGCAGGTGGGCCGCAACAGCCAGGGCGCCTTCATGAACTTTAACGGTACCGGCGGCTTGTGGCGCAAAGCCACCATTCTGGATGCGGGCAACTGGCAGGCCGACACCCTGACCGAAGACCTGGACCTGAGCTACCGCGCCCAGCTTAAAAACTGGCAGTTTTTATACTTGTCCGAGGTGGAGTCGCCGGCGGAGCTGCCGCCCGTGATGAGTGCCCTCAAGTCGCAGCAATTCCGCTGGACCAAGGGCGGGGCCGAGTCGGCGGTAAAGCACCTGGGTGCGGTGCTGCGCTCCGAAAAGCCACTGCGGACAAAGTATCATGCGCTGGCGCACCTGCTCAATAGTGCGGTGTTTGTCGCGTTACTGCTGGCCTCGGTGGCAAGTATCCCGCTGCTGTGGGCAAAGGTACATAACCTGCTGCCTTCCGGTGCCTATGAGGCGGCGGCTGTGATGCTGGTGGGGTTCGTGGTGATCAGCCTGCTATACTTCCAAGCGAATTTTCTGGGCAAGAGTACCGGTCTAAATCGTGTGCTGGGCTTCGTGCTGTACTACCCGCTGTTCCTGTCGGTGTCGATGGGCATGGCGCTGCACAACGCCGTGGCAGTGTGGGAGGGCTGGACCGGTCGCAAATCACCCTTTATCCGCACGCCGAAATTTAACCTGGAGGCGCGCCAGCACAGGTGGCAGGAGAACTTTTACCGCAGCCTGAAAATACCCTATACCACGTACCTGGAGGGACTGCTGGGGCTGCTGTTTTTGGCCGTGGCAACCTGGAGCGTAGTGCAGGGAGAGTATGTGATGCTGGTCTTCCACTGCATGCTGGCCCTTGGTTACCTGCTCGTTTTTTACCATTCCGTTCTCTCTTACCGACGATCCTAA
- a CDS encoding alpha/beta fold hydrolase, which yields MGTDKAVARVIERHQAAGRYLTVEGVKTFVLDEGAGEVVFCIHGVPTSSFLYRKVIGALAAKGMRGVCVDLPGLGLSGRPENFDYTFHRFARFLAKATEVLGVEKYHLLVHDIGGPIGFAMAAENRGKVQSLTVLNTWIDVVNFKKPLPMRPFEVPLLGEAELKGITHTTWHAAFTTMGVAHADGIPKEEVYAYVDLLKREDDGAAFLKIMRHFDKSEDFRRLCLQAVEKAPYPIQAIWGAKDPGLTYERYGREVQLAANLPVVHKLEASHLLQEEKPEEIAQLVVQLAEKGQL from the coding sequence ATGGGTACAGACAAGGCAGTAGCGCGGGTGATCGAAAGGCATCAGGCCGCCGGCAGATACCTCACCGTGGAGGGGGTAAAGACCTTCGTGCTGGACGAAGGGGCAGGAGAAGTCGTGTTCTGCATCCATGGGGTGCCAACCTCCTCTTTTCTGTACCGCAAGGTGATAGGGGCTTTGGCAGCGAAAGGCATGCGCGGGGTCTGCGTAGATTTGCCTGGCCTGGGCCTTTCCGGCCGGCCTGAAAACTTTGATTATACTTTCCACCGTTTTGCACGCTTCCTGGCCAAGGCTACTGAAGTGCTCGGCGTAGAAAAATACCACCTGCTCGTGCACGACATTGGCGGGCCTATAGGCTTTGCCATGGCTGCAGAGAACCGGGGGAAAGTTCAGTCGCTGACTGTCCTCAACACCTGGATTGACGTGGTGAACTTTAAAAAGCCTTTGCCCATGCGGCCCTTCGAGGTGCCTTTACTGGGAGAGGCGGAACTCAAAGGCATCACCCACACAACCTGGCATGCGGCTTTTACAACAATGGGAGTAGCACATGCCGATGGCATCCCGAAAGAGGAGGTCTATGCCTATGTGGACCTGCTTAAACGGGAGGACGACGGGGCTGCTTTCCTGAAGATCATGCGCCATTTCGATAAATCGGAGGACTTCAGGAGGCTGTGCCTGCAGGCAGTGGAAAAGGCACCTTATCCCATTCAGGCGATTTGGGGAGCAAAAGACCCGGGCCTTACCTACGAACGCTACGGTCGGGAAGTACAACTTGCTGCGAACTTACCGGTAGTGCATAAACTCGAAGCCAGCCACCTGCTACAGGAGGAGAAGCCGGAGGAAATAGCGCAACTGGTGGTGCAGCTGGCGGAGAAAGGCCAGTTGTAG
- a CDS encoding FAD-binding oxidoreductase: MIDEESIQQLKASMRGAIMQPGDSGFEEARKVYNAMIDKHPRLIAKCEDVADVIYTVNFARDNDLLLAVRGGGHNGGGLGICDDGVVLDLSHLNGVQVNPEKKTVRVEGGCTWGKVDHATHAFGLATPSGIISTTGVGGLTLGGGIGHLTRAYGLSIDNLLEADVVLADGSLVKASETEHEDLFWAIRGGGGNFGVVTSFLFKLHPVDMDYAGPMLWELNQVKEVMQWWRDFILEAPEDLNGFFAFVQVPPGEPFPAEHHNKLVGGVIWCYTGDPEKVEEVFGPIRSMQPQPIIDLVGPLPHPVLQSMFDPLYPPGHQWYWRADFVNEISDEAIDRHLEFAQKLPSPQSSMHLYPINGAAHELDKDATAWSFRDANWSQVIIGVDPDPANKEKITNWTKAYFDALHPYSAGGAYVNFMMEEGDERIRATYRDNYARLAHIKYKYDPNNLFKVNQNIKPAVLA; encoded by the coding sequence ATGATAGACGAAGAGAGTATTCAACAACTGAAAGCAAGTATGCGGGGCGCCATCATGCAGCCCGGCGATAGCGGCTTTGAAGAGGCCCGCAAGGTTTACAACGCCATGATCGACAAGCACCCGCGCCTGATTGCCAAGTGCGAGGATGTGGCTGATGTGATTTACACCGTGAACTTTGCCAGAGATAACGACCTGCTCCTCGCGGTGCGGGGTGGCGGCCACAACGGCGGGGGCCTCGGCATTTGCGATGACGGAGTGGTACTGGACCTCTCCCACCTAAACGGGGTGCAGGTGAACCCGGAGAAGAAGACGGTGCGCGTGGAAGGCGGCTGCACCTGGGGCAAGGTAGACCACGCCACCCACGCTTTCGGGCTGGCAACACCGAGTGGCATTATCTCGACCACAGGGGTAGGCGGACTTACGCTCGGGGGCGGCATCGGGCACCTGACGCGTGCCTATGGCCTGAGCATCGACAACCTACTGGAGGCCGATGTGGTGCTGGCGGACGGCAGCCTGGTAAAGGCAAGTGAAACAGAACATGAAGACCTATTCTGGGCCATTCGCGGGGGCGGCGGCAATTTCGGGGTGGTAACCTCTTTCCTGTTCAAGCTGCACCCCGTGGACATGGACTATGCCGGCCCGATGCTCTGGGAACTAAACCAGGTGAAGGAGGTGATGCAGTGGTGGCGCGATTTCATACTGGAGGCACCCGAAGACCTGAACGGCTTTTTTGCCTTTGTGCAGGTACCGCCCGGAGAACCTTTCCCGGCAGAACATCATAACAAGCTTGTAGGCGGCGTGATTTGGTGTTATACCGGAGATCCGGAGAAAGTTGAAGAGGTGTTCGGCCCTATCCGAAGTATGCAACCTCAGCCGATCATCGACCTGGTTGGCCCGCTTCCGCACCCGGTTCTGCAAAGTATGTTCGACCCGCTTTACCCGCCCGGCCACCAGTGGTACTGGCGCGCCGACTTTGTGAATGAGATCAGCGACGAGGCCATCGACCGCCACCTGGAATTTGCCCAAAAGCTGCCCAGCCCCCAGTCATCCATGCACCTGTACCCCATCAACGGCGCAGCACATGAACTGGATAAGGACGCCACGGCCTGGAGCTTCCGGGACGCCAACTGGTCGCAGGTCATTATCGGCGTGGATCCCGATCCGGCCAACAAGGAGAAAATAACCAACTGGACAAAGGCCTACTTTGACGCCCTGCACCCCTACTCAGCGGGTGGCGCCTATGTTAACTTTATGATGGAGGAAGGAGACGAGCGCATCCGGGCCACGTACCGCGACAATTATGCCCGGCTGGCGCACATCAAGTATAAGTATGACCCTAACAACCTGTTCAAGGTAAACCAGAACATTAAGCCGGCGGTGCTGGCATAA
- the cysM gene encoding cysteine synthase CysM, with product MATLLDFIGNTPLVELTHINKKPGVKLYAKLEGNNPGGSVKDRAAYSMIKGALDRGELLPGMKLIEATSGNTGIALAMIARLFGVEIELVMPASATKERVQTMEAFGAKVILTPAEESMEGAIDHVAEQVEKGGYLVLNQFGNRDNYLAHVRTTGPEIWSDTGGNVTHFVSSMGTTGTIMGVSRYLKEQNPQVQIIGAQPVEGAQIPGIRRWPEEYLPKIFEPERVDRTIDVSQKEATAMTRRLAREEGVFAGMSSGGAIHVASRVIEELDEGVVVCIICDRGDRYLSSDLFAAK from the coding sequence ATGGCAACGCTGCTCGATTTTATAGGCAACACCCCACTGGTGGAACTGACGCACATCAATAAAAAGCCCGGCGTAAAGCTATACGCCAAGCTGGAGGGCAATAACCCCGGGGGCAGCGTGAAAGACCGCGCCGCCTATAGTATGATCAAAGGCGCGCTGGACCGTGGCGAGTTACTGCCGGGGATGAAACTGATAGAGGCCACCAGTGGCAACACCGGGATTGCGCTGGCCATGATAGCGCGGCTTTTTGGGGTGGAGATCGAACTGGTGATGCCGGCCAGCGCCACCAAAGAGCGGGTGCAAACGATGGAGGCTTTCGGAGCTAAAGTTATACTTACGCCTGCTGAAGAGTCGATGGAAGGGGCGATAGACCATGTGGCGGAGCAAGTGGAGAAAGGGGGGTACCTGGTGCTGAACCAGTTCGGCAACCGCGACAACTACCTGGCACATGTACGTACCACCGGCCCCGAGATCTGGAGCGACACCGGAGGCAATGTAACGCATTTCGTCTCTTCTATGGGCACCACAGGCACCATCATGGGCGTGTCGCGCTATTTGAAGGAGCAGAACCCACAAGTACAGATCATCGGCGCGCAGCCGGTGGAAGGGGCTCAGATTCCGGGCATCCGAAGGTGGCCGGAGGAGTACCTGCCCAAAATATTCGAGCCCGAGCGCGTGGACCGCACCATCGATGTGAGCCAGAAAGAGGCCACCGCCATGACCCGTAGACTGGCAAGGGAAGAGGGCGTTTTTGCCGGTATGAGCAGCGGCGGAGCAATACATGTCGCCTCCAGGGTGATAGAGGAACTCGACGAAGGGGTGGTCGTCTGCATTATCTGCGACCGCGGCGACCGTTACCTGTCTTCGGACCTGTTTGCAGCGAAGTAA
- a CDS encoding pirin family protein, producing MRKIKRIHKAISAPIDDLVTYRALPTNSVEYIDPFLFLNHHGPQVYKPGNRGLPFGPHPHRGFETLTFILDGDITHQDTGGGRDVIQAGGVQWMTAGRGLIHAEVSSEKFKQEGGPLEILQLWFNLPAKYKMTAPNYIGLQKDKIPVATEDAGKVKAHVVSGNWRDTKGPIPSLSDIHMASITLQQGGRFTAQVPAVRNIFFYVVRGAVKVNGETAAKLHLVEFAKEGEEVQVEALEDSYILFGHAQPFNEPVVAHGPFVMNTEEEIHQAFQDYQQGKMGSWESWD from the coding sequence ATGAGGAAAATCAAGAGAATACATAAAGCCATCAGCGCCCCCATTGATGATCTGGTAACCTACCGGGCCTTGCCAACCAACTCGGTGGAGTACATCGATCCGTTTCTGTTCCTGAACCACCACGGGCCGCAGGTGTACAAACCGGGCAATCGTGGGTTGCCGTTCGGGCCGCACCCGCACCGTGGCTTCGAAACGCTGACCTTTATACTCGACGGTGACATCACGCACCAGGACACCGGTGGTGGAAGAGACGTGATTCAGGCGGGTGGCGTGCAGTGGATGACGGCTGGCCGCGGGTTGATCCATGCGGAGGTTTCTTCAGAGAAATTTAAACAGGAGGGTGGTCCCTTGGAGATTCTGCAACTATGGTTTAACCTGCCCGCCAAGTATAAAATGACAGCGCCCAATTACATCGGGCTGCAGAAAGACAAGATACCGGTGGCTACCGAGGATGCCGGCAAAGTAAAAGCGCATGTAGTTTCCGGCAATTGGCGCGATACGAAAGGGCCCATTCCATCACTGAGCGACATCCACATGGCCAGTATAACGTTGCAGCAGGGCGGCCGTTTTACGGCCCAGGTGCCGGCAGTGCGCAACATCTTCTTCTATGTGGTGCGCGGCGCTGTGAAGGTGAATGGTGAGACAGCTGCGAAGCTGCACTTGGTGGAGTTTGCCAAGGAGGGCGAGGAAGTGCAGGTGGAGGCGTTGGAGGACAGCTACATCCTCTTCGGCCATGCCCAGCCGTTCAACGAGCCTGTGGTAGCGCACGGACCGTTTGTGATGAACACGGAAGAAGAGATTCACCAGGCTTTCCAGGATTACCAGCAGGGCAAAATGGGCAGTTGGGAAAGCTGGGACTAA
- a CDS encoding PQQ-dependent sugar dehydrogenase, translating to MKFTKRYAVAFTLLGSVALLSCSESARTVEEAETDTTMVAGATGAADSLMPQTQTDLRLPPPDTTHRAEKRSKTIGWPEGKTPTAPAGFAVIKFAGELKHPRRIYVAPNNDIFVVESDDKEKSANRITFLRDTNNDGKPEQREVFLTGLNQPYGMLVLNNYFYVANTDGLLRYPYKEGQTKITDKGEKLLELPAGGYNHHWTRNLIASPDRSKIFISVGSASNVGEYGMQEEERRAAILEINPDGSGERIYASGLRNPVGMDWAPGTNTLWTVVNERDELGDELVPDYLTSVKEGAFYGWPYAYFGQHVDPRRKGERPDLVEKALMPDLPLGAHTSSLGLEFYNGNSFPEKYRNGAFVGQHGSWNRSAFAGYKVIFVPFRNGRPSGDLEDFLTGFIADESKNQVYGRPAGVAELPDGSLLVADDEGNTVWRVAAQR from the coding sequence ATGAAATTTACGAAAAGATATGCCGTGGCATTCACCCTGCTTGGAAGTGTAGCCTTGCTCAGCTGCTCGGAGTCAGCACGAACAGTGGAGGAAGCAGAAACCGACACCACGATGGTTGCAGGTGCCACAGGTGCCGCCGACTCCCTCATGCCTCAAACCCAAACAGACCTGCGGCTACCGCCCCCCGACACGACGCACCGCGCCGAGAAGCGCAGTAAAACCATCGGCTGGCCTGAAGGCAAAACCCCCACGGCCCCGGCTGGTTTTGCTGTCATTAAATTCGCTGGCGAGCTGAAGCACCCGCGCCGGATCTACGTAGCTCCCAACAACGATATATTTGTGGTGGAGTCGGATGATAAGGAGAAGAGCGCCAACCGCATCACCTTCTTGCGCGACACCAACAACGACGGAAAACCGGAGCAGCGCGAGGTGTTCCTGACCGGCCTGAACCAGCCTTACGGGATGCTGGTGCTCAACAACTACTTTTATGTAGCCAATACCGATGGTCTCCTGCGCTATCCTTACAAAGAAGGCCAGACGAAGATAACCGACAAAGGAGAGAAGCTACTGGAACTGCCCGCCGGCGGCTATAACCACCACTGGACCCGCAACCTCATCGCCAGCCCTGACAGGTCTAAGATTTTCATTTCGGTTGGCTCAGCCAGCAATGTGGGCGAGTATGGGATGCAGGAGGAGGAACGCCGCGCCGCCATTCTGGAGATTAACCCCGATGGCAGCGGCGAGCGCATCTACGCCAGCGGCCTCCGCAACCCCGTGGGCATGGACTGGGCGCCCGGCACCAACACCCTCTGGACAGTTGTGAACGAGCGCGACGAGCTAGGTGATGAACTGGTGCCGGATTACCTGACAAGCGTAAAGGAAGGTGCCTTTTACGGGTGGCCCTACGCCTACTTCGGGCAGCACGTGGACCCGCGTCGCAAGGGCGAGCGTCCTGACCTGGTGGAGAAAGCCCTGATGCCGGACCTGCCGCTGGGGGCGCATACTTCCTCGCTGGGGCTGGAGTTCTACAACGGGAACAGTTTCCCGGAGAAGTATAGAAACGGCGCTTTCGTGGGGCAGCATGGCTCCTGGAACCGTAGCGCGTTTGCCGGCTACAAGGTTATTTTCGTGCCTTTCCGGAACGGCAGGCCCAGCGGCGATCTGGAGGATTTCCTGACAGGATTTATAGCGGATGAAAGTAAGAACCAGGTGTACGGCAGGCCAGCGGGCGTGGCGGAACTACCCGATGGCTCGCTGCTGGTCGCCGACGATGAGGGTAATACGGTATGGCGGGTGGCGGCGCAGCGGTAG
- a CDS encoding S4 domain-containing protein has product MEPKRLNKFISDSGFCSRREADRLIEEGRVTVNGKLPEAGTKVTPKDKVRVDDQLLSVRDEAPVFLVLHKPSGMSATADMGVRDNVVRAINHPATLQPIGKLDRDDEGVLFLSNDSDLVRKLAKVDNRLEKELIVTVNKPFSSEFISKLSEACASFEDGNPKKAAVHKESTTRFRIVLEPGMSHSIKKICEALGYQVTFLQRVRVENITLTKLQKGHWRTLSAPELENLKQIASAKPEKAARAKADSRDFKPRAAAGKDRASSERGSYQKPAKTGAAEYAGSGKRIGKSRPATAGSGSAKGSRGGAKGAPDKGGFKGGAKKGSPSRGGSSSRSR; this is encoded by the coding sequence ATGGAACCAAAGCGATTAAATAAATTCATAAGCGACTCGGGCTTCTGCTCCCGCCGCGAGGCTGACCGGCTGATTGAAGAAGGAAGGGTAACGGTTAATGGCAAACTGCCGGAGGCAGGTACGAAAGTAACCCCTAAAGACAAAGTAAGGGTGGATGACCAGTTGCTGAGCGTACGCGACGAAGCACCGGTGTTCCTCGTCCTCCATAAGCCGTCCGGTATGTCGGCCACAGCCGATATGGGTGTGCGCGACAACGTAGTACGGGCTATTAATCACCCGGCCACCCTGCAGCCTATCGGCAAGCTGGACCGGGATGATGAGGGTGTTCTTTTCCTTAGCAACGACAGTGACCTGGTGCGGAAACTAGCCAAGGTGGATAACAGGCTCGAAAAGGAATTGATCGTAACGGTTAACAAGCCTTTTTCTTCAGAGTTTATCTCCAAGCTCAGCGAGGCCTGCGCTTCTTTTGAAGATGGCAACCCGAAGAAGGCCGCTGTACACAAAGAGTCCACCACCAGGTTCAGGATAGTGCTTGAGCCGGGCATGAGCCATAGCATTAAGAAGATTTGTGAGGCCCTGGGCTACCAGGTAACTTTTCTGCAGCGCGTACGGGTAGAGAATATCACCCTCACAAAACTACAAAAAGGGCACTGGCGCACCCTCAGCGCACCGGAATTAGAAAACCTGAAACAGATCGCCTCGGCCAAGCCGGAAAAAGCTGCCAGAGCTAAAGCAGACTCCAGAGACTTCAAGCCCAGAGCAGCAGCTGGCAAAGACAGAGCCTCCTCTGAAAGAGGAAGTTACCAGAAGCCTGCTAAAACAGGCGCGGCAGAATACGCTGGTTCCGGTAAGCGCATTGGAAAATCAAGGCCGGCCACGGCCGGATCGGGCAGCGCCAAAGGCTCGAGAGGCGGTGCCAAGGGGGCTCCCGACAAAGGGGGCTTTAAAGGCGGCGCGAAAAAAGGAAGTCCTTCCAGGGGAGGCTCCTCCAGCCGGTCGAGGTAA
- the rluF gene encoding 23S rRNA pseudouridine(2604) synthase RluF has product MEPIRLNKFISDSGYCSRREADKMIEQGRVTVNGKRPEVGAKVTARDKVRVDGNLLEADAVEPVYLLLNKPPGIETTTDTSQRDNIISFTNYPERIFPVGRLDKDSEGLIILTNNGDIVNKILRAGNNHEKEYIVTVDKPINQDFVERMSNGVSILGVNTRKCFVEQLGPNKFRIILTQGMNRQIRRMCEALGYEVQTLQRTRIMHLSLAKIPLGQWRNMTDAEVAEMMRLVERSAKTEEASASRKHANEPAAPAKSNKPKPRGGSPAGKPGSSPKSGKSAAAGKRDKPKNAGSARGSRGAAKGSAAGTGGRGRGTAGKGSAPKGGRRR; this is encoded by the coding sequence ATGGAACCAATCAGACTGAATAAATTTATAAGCGACTCGGGCTACTGCTCCCGCCGCGAAGCCGACAAAATGATTGAGCAGGGCCGCGTAACCGTAAACGGCAAACGACCTGAGGTTGGCGCCAAAGTGACAGCCAGGGACAAAGTACGCGTGGACGGCAACCTGCTGGAGGCAGACGCCGTGGAGCCCGTGTACCTGCTCCTCAACAAGCCCCCCGGCATCGAAACCACCACCGATACCTCGCAGCGGGACAACATCATCAGCTTCACCAATTACCCGGAGCGCATCTTCCCGGTCGGGCGCCTCGACAAAGACTCCGAAGGCCTGATCATCCTGACCAACAACGGCGACATTGTAAACAAAATCCTCAGGGCCGGCAATAACCACGAGAAAGAGTATATCGTGACCGTGGACAAGCCCATCAACCAGGATTTTGTAGAGCGCATGAGCAATGGCGTCTCCATACTTGGGGTGAACACGAGGAAATGCTTTGTAGAGCAGCTCGGCCCCAACAAGTTTCGCATCATACTTACGCAGGGCATGAACCGGCAGATCCGGCGCATGTGCGAAGCCCTTGGCTACGAGGTGCAAACCCTGCAGCGCACGCGCATCATGCACCTGTCGCTGGCTAAAATTCCGCTGGGCCAGTGGCGCAACATGACAGATGCCGAGGTAGCTGAAATGATGCGCCTGGTGGAGCGCTCCGCTAAAACAGAGGAAGCCTCTGCAAGCCGGAAACACGCCAACGAACCCGCTGCCCCTGCCAAAAGCAATAAGCCCAAGCCCCGTGGCGGTTCCCCTGCCGGTAAACCGGGTAGTAGCCCCAAGAGCGGCAAAAGCGCAGCTGCCGGCAAACGCGATAAACCCAAGAACGCCGGAAGCGCCAGAGGCTCCCGCGGTGCAGCCAAAGGCAGCGCTGCCGGTACAGGCGGCAGAGGCAGAGGCACGGCCGGTAAAGGAAGTGCCCCTAAGGGAGGCCGAAGAAGATAG